In a genomic window of Cyclopterus lumpus isolate fCycLum1 chromosome 13, fCycLum1.pri, whole genome shotgun sequence:
- the glod4 gene encoding glyoxalase domain-containing protein 4 → MDLRRALHFVFKVGDRTKTATFYRDVLGMKILRHEEFEEGCKATCNGPYDGKWSKTMVGFGPEDDHFVAELTYNYGVGEYQLGNDFLGLTLQSSQAVSNAKRLGWPLTEVGEALYLTQAPGGYPFYLVDKEQPPSDPVQKVCLGVSDFQRSTRYWTTLLGMKVMEKNEEKKTVLMGFADTQCKLELHDNGGTVDHGTAFGRIAFSCPREQLHDLEALMKKENQKILTPLVNLDTPGKTTVEVVILSDPDGHEICFVGDEAFRELSKVDPEGKELLNKAMAEDKSDEWFAKHNRQKAAA, encoded by the exons ATGGATTTGAGACGAgcgttgcattttgtttttaaagttggtGACAGGACCAAAACTGCCACATTTTACCGAGATGTTCTGGGTATGAAG ATTTTGCGTCATGAAGAGTTTGAGGAAGGCTGCAAAGCAACGTGTAATGG CCCATACGATGGAAAATGGAGCAAGACAATGGTTGGCTTTGGCCCTGAAGATGACCATTTTGTTGCTGAACTCACATACAATTATGGGGTGGGAGAGTATCAACTTGGCAATGACTTTTTG GGGCTCACTCTGCAGTCGAGCCAGGCTGTGAGCAACGCCAAACGTCTGGGATGGCCTCTGACTGAGGTAGGAGAGGCTCTGTATCTGACCCAGGCTCCGGGAGGGTATCCTTTCTACCTCGTGGACAAAGAGCAGCCTCCCAGTG ACCCGGTGCAGAAGGTTTGCCTCGGAGTATCAGACTTCCAGAGATCGACCCGCTACTGGACTACACTTTTGGGAATGAAGGTGATGGAAAAgaatgaggaaaagaaaacagtgctCATGGGATTTGCAGACACTCAA TGTAAACTGGAGCTTCATGACAATGGTGGGACAGTAGATCACGGAACAGCGTTTGGGAGAATAGCATTTTCATGCCCACGGGAGCAA CTGCATGACCTGGAAGCCCTGATGAAAAAGGAAAATCAGAAAATTCTCACTCCATTAGTCAACCTAGACACTCCTGGAAAGACCACAGTAGAAGTGGTTATATTGTCGGACCCA GATGGTCATGAAATCTGCTTTGTGGGAGACGAGGCTTTCAGGGAACTGTCAAAGGTAGACCCCGAAGGAAAGGAACTGCTTAATAAA GCTATGGCTGAAGATAAAAGTGACGAGTGGTTTGCCAAACACAACCGACAGAAAGCTGCTGCGTGA